A section of the Planctomycetota bacterium genome encodes:
- a CDS encoding site-2 protease family protein gives MTGWWLSDIWHLNPVFALAWLGWVIVSITLHELAHGWVAILCGDDVPIRSGHMTWNPTVHIPFPWAWIMLALFGFTWGLMPVQPANFRGRYDDAKVSFAGPAMNLLLAAVCLVLDVAWLTFMTSTPDPFHANVHTVLWTGLMINLMGFMFNLLPVPPLDGSHILRSLVPAYRRIWEGPNAAMYGMAAFAALFLFGGRYVWEAVHTTAAFAVRAGLTLAGGDWRSPI, from the coding sequence ATGACCGGCTGGTGGCTCAGCGACATCTGGCACCTCAACCCCGTCTTCGCGCTCGCGTGGCTCGGTTGGGTCATCGTCTCCATCACCCTCCACGAACTCGCCCACGGCTGGGTCGCGATCCTCTGCGGCGATGACGTCCCCATCCGCTCCGGGCACATGACCTGGAACCCCACCGTCCACATCCCATTCCCCTGGGCGTGGATCATGCTCGCGCTCTTCGGATTCACCTGGGGGCTCATGCCCGTCCAGCCCGCCAACTTCCGCGGGCGCTACGACGACGCCAAGGTTTCCTTCGCCGGCCCCGCCATGAACCTGCTGCTCGCGGCCGTCTGCCTCGTGCTCGACGTCGCCTGGCTCACGTTCATGACCTCCACGCCCGATCCCTTCCACGCCAACGTCCACACCGTGCTCTGGACCGGCCTCATGATCAACCTCATGGGCTTCATGTTCAACCTGCTCCCCGTCCCCCCGCTCGACGGCTCGCACATCCTCCGCAGCCTCGTCCCCGCCTACCGGCGCATCTGGGAAGGGCCCAACGCCGCCATGTACGGCATGGCCGCGTTCGCCGCGCTCTTCCTCTTCGGCGGGCGGTACGTCTGGGAGGCCGTGCACACGACCGCGGCCTTCGCCGTGCGCGCAGGGCTCACGCTCGCCGGCGGTGACTGGCGATCCCCCATCTAG
- a CDS encoding DUF4286 family protein has protein sequence MHQVVYTVAAFLPDDAVRQEYVRWLQDGHTAAVVRGGALAAEVVLVLEPAAPPQVITRYVFPDRAAYDRYVAEVAPALRAEGVQRFGTRGVRFERTLGTIL, from the coding sequence GTGCACCAGGTCGTCTACACGGTCGCCGCGTTTCTTCCGGACGATGCCGTTCGTCAAGAGTATGTTCGGTGGCTTCAGGACGGGCACACCGCCGCCGTCGTCCGGGGCGGCGCGCTCGCCGCCGAGGTCGTCCTCGTGCTCGAGCCCGCCGCACCACCGCAGGTCATCACGCGGTACGTCTTCCCTGACCGGGCGGCTTATGACCGCTATGTCGCGGAGGTCGCCCCCGCGCTGCGGGCCGAGGGCGTCCAGCGCTTCGGCACGCGGGGGGTGCGATTCGAACGCACACTCGGAACGATCCTGTAG
- the metG gene encoding methionine--tRNA ligase subunit beta, whose protein sequence is MSEVAPSAAGQSAGEPQPKPTITFEEFAKVDLRVAKVLSCEPHPTADRLYKLQVEDGSGTPRQICAGIRQYYQPSDLVGATIVIVANLAPRKIRGEDSNGMLLAASDAPKDAGVERRVVVLTTRSEMPPGSIVS, encoded by the coding sequence ATGTCCGAGGTCGCACCGTCCGCCGCGGGCCAGTCCGCCGGCGAGCCCCAGCCCAAGCCCACCATCACCTTCGAGGAGTTCGCCAAGGTCGACCTCCGCGTCGCCAAGGTGCTCTCGTGCGAGCCGCACCCGACCGCCGACCGCCTGTACAAACTCCAGGTCGAAGACGGCTCGGGCACGCCCCGCCAGATCTGCGCGGGCATCCGTCAGTACTACCAGCCCTCCGACCTCGTCGGCGCCACCATCGTCATCGTCGCCAACCTGGCGCCCCGCAAGATCCGGGGCGAAGACTCCAACGGCATGCTCCTCGCCGCCAGCGACGCCCCCAAGGACGCCGGCGTCGAACGCCGCGTCGTCGTGCTCACCACGCGCAGCGAGATGCCCCCGGGCTCGATCGTCTCGTAG
- a CDS encoding agmatinase family protein, producing MPFDPDAAAQPGAGIFGLPENAADAGVVLVPVPFDATTSYRRGTAGGPRAVFEASMQVDLFDPRLGRVYERGIVMQPEDAKIRRANAEARRAADPIIARGGVEPDAPVPASVRRSLAKVNAACERVNEIVDARVSEILEAGRVPGVLGGEHSVPFGAIRAVARRFPGVGILHVDAHMDLREAFEGFAWSHASIMHNVLTRLAGVAHVVQVGIRDFGERERAFALEQGSRVRVWYDHELAEALLEGERWSVLAAKIIRSLPRQVYVSFDIDALDPSLCPHTGTPVPGGLSFHQASLLLEALRASGRTVVGFDLVEVAPGAKGSPEWDANVGARVLYKLCGLAGSVEPTGRRRAGGRPAR from the coding sequence ATGCCGTTCGATCCTGACGCCGCGGCGCAGCCCGGGGCGGGCATCTTTGGGTTGCCTGAGAACGCGGCGGACGCGGGGGTGGTGCTGGTGCCGGTGCCGTTCGACGCGACGACGTCGTACCGGCGAGGCACGGCGGGCGGGCCGCGCGCGGTGTTCGAGGCGTCGATGCAGGTGGATCTCTTCGACCCGCGACTGGGGCGGGTGTACGAGCGCGGGATCGTGATGCAGCCGGAGGATGCGAAGATCCGGCGAGCGAACGCGGAGGCGCGCCGGGCCGCGGACCCGATCATCGCGCGGGGCGGGGTCGAGCCGGACGCGCCGGTGCCGGCGTCGGTGCGTCGGTCGCTGGCGAAGGTGAACGCGGCGTGCGAGCGCGTGAACGAGATCGTCGACGCGCGCGTGAGCGAGATTTTGGAGGCGGGGCGCGTTCCGGGGGTGCTGGGCGGCGAGCATTCGGTGCCGTTCGGGGCGATCCGCGCGGTGGCGCGGCGGTTCCCGGGTGTGGGCATCCTGCACGTGGACGCGCACATGGACCTGCGCGAGGCGTTCGAGGGGTTCGCGTGGTCGCACGCGTCGATCATGCACAACGTGCTGACGCGCCTCGCGGGCGTGGCGCACGTGGTGCAGGTGGGCATCCGCGACTTCGGCGAGCGGGAGCGCGCGTTCGCGCTCGAGCAGGGGTCGCGGGTGCGGGTCTGGTACGACCATGAACTGGCCGAGGCGCTGCTGGAGGGCGAGCGGTGGAGCGTGCTCGCGGCGAAGATCATCCGGTCGCTGCCGCGCCAGGTGTACGTGTCGTTCGACATCGACGCGCTGGACCCGTCGCTGTGCCCGCACACGGGCACGCCGGTGCCGGGGGGGCTGTCGTTCCACCAGGCGTCGCTGCTGCTGGAGGCGTTGCGGGCGAGCGGGCGCACGGTGGTGGGCTTTGATCTCGTGGAGGTCGCGCCGGGTGCGAAGGGTTCGCCCGAGTGGGACGCGAACGTCGGCGCGCGCGTGCTGTACAAGTTGTGCGGGCTGGCGGGGAGCGTCGAGCCGACGGGGCGCCGCCGTGCGGGCGGCCGGCCGGCTCGCTAG
- a CDS encoding bL35 family ribosomal protein produces MSKNKSHKGLLKRIRITKTGKVRHRMAGHKHLRSGKGGQRLLQMRKDPYMASADTKRLEKLLYRRLRGRTQPKSAMRRSPSPAQRRAARQAAKSS; encoded by the coding sequence ATGTCCAAGAACAAGAGCCACAAAGGCCTGCTGAAGCGCATCCGGATCACCAAGACCGGAAAGGTCCGTCATCGCATGGCCGGTCACAAGCACCTGCGCTCGGGCAAGGGCGGACAGCGCCTCCTCCAGATGCGCAAGGACCCGTACATGGCCTCGGCGGACACGAAGCGCCTCGAGAAACTGCTGTACCGCCGACTGCGCGGGCGAACGCAGCCCAAGTCGGCGATGCGCCGCAGCCCCTCGCCCGCCCAGCGCCGCGCCGCCCGTCAGGCCGCCAAGAGTTCGTAA
- a CDS encoding sigma-70 family RNA polymerase sigma factor yields the protein MGHEHPRHEEAVGSALPSGGDGPDADLARVLREAAGGSQQAWGVLVGMYGRRIFALAKSRCRKREVAEDITQSVLATVATKLSSGEYVEQGRFEAWLFRVVMNRVRDHVRSVRRRPEMAAGEAVEGVAASGHAATGGSELDALRSAMDRLADADREVIELRHHGGMSFKEMAEMLGEPLGTLLARHHRALRKLREMMEAAEVRGEVTT from the coding sequence ATGGGGCATGAACATCCCCGGCACGAAGAAGCCGTCGGCTCTGCGCTGCCGTCCGGAGGGGACGGACCCGACGCCGACCTGGCGCGCGTGCTGCGCGAGGCGGCGGGCGGGAGCCAGCAGGCGTGGGGCGTGCTGGTGGGGATGTACGGGCGGCGGATCTTCGCGCTCGCGAAGAGCCGCTGCAGGAAGCGCGAGGTGGCGGAGGACATCACGCAATCGGTGCTCGCAACGGTTGCGACGAAGCTGTCGAGCGGGGAGTACGTGGAACAGGGCCGGTTCGAGGCGTGGCTGTTCCGGGTGGTGATGAACCGCGTGCGCGACCATGTGCGGTCGGTGCGGCGGCGTCCGGAGATGGCGGCGGGCGAGGCGGTGGAGGGCGTGGCGGCGAGCGGGCATGCCGCGACGGGCGGGAGCGAGTTGGACGCGCTGCGGAGCGCGATGGATCGTCTGGCGGACGCGGACCGGGAGGTCATCGAGTTGCGTCACCACGGGGGCATGAGTTTCAAGGAGATGGCCGAGATGCTGGGCGAGCCCCTGGGCACCTTGCTGGCGCGTCACCACCGGGCGCTGCGCAAGCTGCGGGAAATGATGGAAGCGGCGGAGGTTCGCGGGGAGGTCACGACATGA
- the rplT gene encoding 50S ribosomal protein L20 — translation MPRVRKGAARAQARKRVLRKARGYFGVKSKNKYHAVNALVRAGVYRFRDRRRVKRDYRRLWVTRITAACHMRGTRYSLFLNGIKRSGILLNRKMLSQIAIEDPKLFDTICQSAVQASRATPAKTA, via the coding sequence ATGCCTCGTGTCCGCAAAGGCGCCGCCCGCGCCCAGGCCCGCAAGCGTGTCCTCCGCAAGGCACGCGGGTACTTCGGCGTCAAGTCCAAGAACAAGTACCACGCCGTCAACGCGCTCGTCCGCGCGGGCGTCTACCGCTTCCGCGACCGCCGCCGCGTCAAGCGCGACTACCGGCGCCTCTGGGTCACGCGCATCACCGCCGCCTGCCACATGCGGGGCACCCGCTACAGCCTCTTCCTCAACGGCATCAAGCGCAGCGGCATCCTCCTGAACCGCAAGATGCTCAGCCAGATCGCCATCGAAGACCCCAAGCTCTTCGACACGATCTGCCAGAGCGCCGTGCAGGCCAGCCGCGCCACCCCCGCCAAGACCGCCTGA
- a CDS encoding RNA polymerase sigma factor, giving the protein MEQASDEVLFEQYRTGDRGALRTLIERHQAELMRFLIRLAGDAAGAEDVFQETFLQIHLSADTFDPTRRFRPWLFTIAANKARDYLRRKGRRRMLELSAPVDNGSDDSGTSYVDLMEINLPGPDARLDAEETSRLVQEALDEMPPLLREILLLAYFQRLSYAQMHDELGIPLGTVKSRLHAAVAAFAKKWDALARARGSTEDHPRTPPHTP; this is encoded by the coding sequence GTGGAGCAGGCCAGCGACGAAGTACTGTTCGAGCAGTATCGGACCGGCGACCGGGGCGCCCTCCGAACGCTCATCGAACGCCACCAGGCGGAACTCATGCGGTTCCTCATCCGCCTGGCCGGCGACGCCGCCGGCGCCGAGGACGTCTTCCAGGAGACCTTTCTCCAGATTCACCTCTCCGCCGACACATTCGACCCCACGCGCCGCTTTCGTCCCTGGCTTTTCACGATCGCGGCGAACAAAGCGCGCGACTACCTCCGTAGGAAGGGACGGCGGAGGATGCTGGAACTCTCCGCCCCGGTCGACAACGGCTCCGACGACTCGGGCACGTCCTACGTCGACCTGATGGAGATCAACCTGCCCGGGCCCGACGCCCGGCTCGACGCGGAGGAGACAAGCCGGCTCGTCCAGGAAGCCCTCGACGAGATGCCCCCGCTCCTCCGAGAAATCCTGCTCCTGGCCTACTTCCAACGCCTCAGCTACGCACAGATGCACGACGAACTGGGAATCCCGCTCGGCACCGTGAAATCTCGACTCCACGCGGCCGTCGCCGCGTTCGCGAAAAAGTGGGACGCGCTCGCCCGCGCACGAGGTTCGACAGAAGACCACCCCAGGACGCCGCCTCACACGCCATGA